In Alosa sapidissima isolate fAloSap1 chromosome 4, fAloSap1.pri, whole genome shotgun sequence, the following are encoded in one genomic region:
- the LOC121706595 gene encoding phospholipid transfer protein isoform X2 — protein MDPRRCSPSGTMTAFVLSVLFLLPLAMADITPGCKIRFTSRGLEMLKYETQRFVEEELSNITMPEMKGKDGRFQYTINNVKITQMNLTHVDLRFQPDLGLFFEVENSSITLNFHRRILYWFFYDVGTINASAEGVNIHTALNLIRDEVGRLKISNITCDAYITKMKAKFSGTLGRVYDFVATFLTTGMRFLLNQQICPSLDHAGLVSINALLETIPVRSEVDSYIGIDYSLLKDPVVTDSSLDMDFRGMFYELQNENDTLPNNGATPIMTEYDKMVYLALSEYFFDSGLDAYFKAGMFKTEISNGRMSKDLEMLLRTTYFGTLMMLNPALMEAPLALELEVTASPRCTIKSTGASVVVNAIVNVLVLPPGQPPVQLSSMTMENKFNAKVSMKGKRLTVNMDLRRFKIFSNKSALESLALIPLQGPLKTMLQISVVPLINNYTKRGVQIPLADGMDFIEEVVNYYNGYIVIGANLHFTKGLREIIESKVAERDNSV, from the exons ATGGACCCAAGGCGCTGTT CTCCCTCAGGCACCATGACAGCCTTCGTCCTGTCTGTCCTCTTCCTGTTACCCCTCGCCATGGCGGACATAACTCCTGGCTGCAAGATCCGTTTCACATCCAGGGGCCTTgagatgt TGAAATATGAAACTCAGAGGTTTGTGGAGGAAGAACTCAGCAACATCACCATGCCAGAAATGAAAGGAAAAGATGGGCGATTTCAGTACACTATTAACAA TGTGAAGATCACCCAAATGAATCTGACGCATGTTGACCTGCGCTTCCAGCCAGACCTGGGCCTTTTCTTTGAAGTGGAGAACTCCTCCATCACCTTAAACTTTCATAGACGGATTCTCTACTGGTTCTT TTATGATGTGGGCACTATTAACGCATCTGCAGAGGGTGTTAATATCCACACAGCTCTGAACCTGATCAGAGATGAAGTGGGACGCCTCAAGATCTCAAATATAACCTGTGATGCCTACATTACCAAGATGAAGGCCAAATTCAGTGGCACTCTTGG GAGAGTATATGACTTTGTTGCGACATTCTTGACCACTGGAATGCGCTTCCTCCTAAATCAACAG atatgTCCTTCCCTGGATCATGCAGGTCTGGTTTCGATTAATGCTTTACTGGAGACTATTCCAG TGCGCTCAGAGGTGGACAGTTACATTGGTATTGATTATTCCCTGCTGAAGGATCCGGTGGTGACAGACAGCAGTCTAGACATGGATTTCAGG GGTATGTTCTATGAACTTCAGAACGAGAATGACACCTTGCCGAACAATGGCGCAACTCCAATTATGACAGAGTATGATAAGATGGTTTACCTGGCGTTGTCAGAATACTTCTTTGACAGCGGTTTGGATGCTTACTTTAAAGCCGGAATGTTTAAAACAGAGATTTCAAATGGGCGG ATGTCAAAGGATTTGGAGATGCTTCTGAGAACAACCTACTTTGGGACCCTCATGATGCTT AACCCTGCCCTAATGGAGGCCCCGCTGGCTCTGGAGCTGGAGGTCACTGCTTCCCCCCGTTGTACCATCAAATCCACTGGAGCCAGCGTGGTGGTCAATGCCATCGTCAACGTCCTGGTGCTGCCCCCGGGCCAGCCTCCTGTCCAGCTAAGCAGCATGACCATG GAGAACAAATTTAATGCCAAGGTGTCGATGAAAGGGAAGAGACTCACCGTAAATATGGACTTGAGAAG gtTTAAAATCTTCTCAAACAAATCTGCTCTGGAATCACTGGCG CTGATCCCCCTGCAAGGGCCACTGAAAACCATGCTTCAGATCTCTGTGGTGCCTCTTATTAACA ATTATACCAAGAGAGGTGTGCAGATCCCATTGGCAGATGGAATGGACTTCATTGAAGAAGTGGTGAACTATTACAAT GGTTACATTGTAATAGGAGCGAACCTGCACTTTACCAAGGGTCTACGAGAAATCATTGAGAGCAAAGTGGCAGAGCGCGACAACTCAGTCTAG
- the LOC121706595 gene encoding phospholipid transfer protein isoform X3 yields the protein MTAFVLSVLFLLPLAMADITPGCKIRFTSRGLEMLKYETQRFVEEELSNITMPEMKGKDGRFQYTINNVKITQMNLTHVDLRFQPDLGLFFEVENSSITLNFHRRILYWFFYDVGTINASAEGVNIHTALNLIRDEVGRLKISNITCDAYITKMKAKFSGTLGRVYDFVATFLTTGMRFLLNQQICPSLDHAGLVSINALLETIPVRSEVDSYIGIDYSLLKDPVVTDSSLDMDFRGMFYELQNENDTLPNNGATPIMTEYDKMVYLALSEYFFDSGLDAYFKAGMFKTEISNGRMSKDLEMLLRTTYFGTLMMLNPALMEAPLALELEVTASPRCTIKSTGASVVVNAIVNVLVLPPGQPPVQLSSMTMENKFNAKVSMKGKRLTVNMDLRRFKIFSNKSALESLALIPLQGPLKTMLQISVVPLINNYTKRGVQIPLADGMDFIEEVVNYYNGYIVIGANLHFTKGLREIIESKVAERDNSV from the exons ATGACAGCCTTCGTCCTGTCTGTCCTCTTCCTGTTACCCCTCGCCATGGCGGACATAACTCCTGGCTGCAAGATCCGTTTCACATCCAGGGGCCTTgagatgt TGAAATATGAAACTCAGAGGTTTGTGGAGGAAGAACTCAGCAACATCACCATGCCAGAAATGAAAGGAAAAGATGGGCGATTTCAGTACACTATTAACAA TGTGAAGATCACCCAAATGAATCTGACGCATGTTGACCTGCGCTTCCAGCCAGACCTGGGCCTTTTCTTTGAAGTGGAGAACTCCTCCATCACCTTAAACTTTCATAGACGGATTCTCTACTGGTTCTT TTATGATGTGGGCACTATTAACGCATCTGCAGAGGGTGTTAATATCCACACAGCTCTGAACCTGATCAGAGATGAAGTGGGACGCCTCAAGATCTCAAATATAACCTGTGATGCCTACATTACCAAGATGAAGGCCAAATTCAGTGGCACTCTTGG GAGAGTATATGACTTTGTTGCGACATTCTTGACCACTGGAATGCGCTTCCTCCTAAATCAACAG atatgTCCTTCCCTGGATCATGCAGGTCTGGTTTCGATTAATGCTTTACTGGAGACTATTCCAG TGCGCTCAGAGGTGGACAGTTACATTGGTATTGATTATTCCCTGCTGAAGGATCCGGTGGTGACAGACAGCAGTCTAGACATGGATTTCAGG GGTATGTTCTATGAACTTCAGAACGAGAATGACACCTTGCCGAACAATGGCGCAACTCCAATTATGACAGAGTATGATAAGATGGTTTACCTGGCGTTGTCAGAATACTTCTTTGACAGCGGTTTGGATGCTTACTTTAAAGCCGGAATGTTTAAAACAGAGATTTCAAATGGGCGG ATGTCAAAGGATTTGGAGATGCTTCTGAGAACAACCTACTTTGGGACCCTCATGATGCTT AACCCTGCCCTAATGGAGGCCCCGCTGGCTCTGGAGCTGGAGGTCACTGCTTCCCCCCGTTGTACCATCAAATCCACTGGAGCCAGCGTGGTGGTCAATGCCATCGTCAACGTCCTGGTGCTGCCCCCGGGCCAGCCTCCTGTCCAGCTAAGCAGCATGACCATG GAGAACAAATTTAATGCCAAGGTGTCGATGAAAGGGAAGAGACTCACCGTAAATATGGACTTGAGAAG gtTTAAAATCTTCTCAAACAAATCTGCTCTGGAATCACTGGCG CTGATCCCCCTGCAAGGGCCACTGAAAACCATGCTTCAGATCTCTGTGGTGCCTCTTATTAACA ATTATACCAAGAGAGGTGTGCAGATCCCATTGGCAGATGGAATGGACTTCATTGAAGAAGTGGTGAACTATTACAAT GGTTACATTGTAATAGGAGCGAACCTGCACTTTACCAAGGGTCTACGAGAAATCATTGAGAGCAAAGTGGCAGAGCGCGACAACTCAGTCTAG
- the LOC121706595 gene encoding phospholipid transfer protein isoform X1, giving the protein MLRHKCYDAVQSLRVWFNSGTKRKVENCLKNGTRRAPSGTMTAFVLSVLFLLPLAMADITPGCKIRFTSRGLEMLKYETQRFVEEELSNITMPEMKGKDGRFQYTINNVKITQMNLTHVDLRFQPDLGLFFEVENSSITLNFHRRILYWFFYDVGTINASAEGVNIHTALNLIRDEVGRLKISNITCDAYITKMKAKFSGTLGRVYDFVATFLTTGMRFLLNQQICPSLDHAGLVSINALLETIPVRSEVDSYIGIDYSLLKDPVVTDSSLDMDFRGMFYELQNENDTLPNNGATPIMTEYDKMVYLALSEYFFDSGLDAYFKAGMFKTEISNGRMSKDLEMLLRTTYFGTLMMLNPALMEAPLALELEVTASPRCTIKSTGASVVVNAIVNVLVLPPGQPPVQLSSMTMENKFNAKVSMKGKRLTVNMDLRRFKIFSNKSALESLALIPLQGPLKTMLQISVVPLINNYTKRGVQIPLADGMDFIEEVVNYYNGYIVIGANLHFTKGLREIIESKVAERDNSV; this is encoded by the exons ATGTTAAGACATAAATGCTATGATGCTGTGCAAAGTTTAAGAGTTTGGTTTAATTCTGGTACTAAGAGGAAGGTCGAAAACTGCCTGAAAAATGGTACAAGAAGAG CTCCCTCAGGCACCATGACAGCCTTCGTCCTGTCTGTCCTCTTCCTGTTACCCCTCGCCATGGCGGACATAACTCCTGGCTGCAAGATCCGTTTCACATCCAGGGGCCTTgagatgt TGAAATATGAAACTCAGAGGTTTGTGGAGGAAGAACTCAGCAACATCACCATGCCAGAAATGAAAGGAAAAGATGGGCGATTTCAGTACACTATTAACAA TGTGAAGATCACCCAAATGAATCTGACGCATGTTGACCTGCGCTTCCAGCCAGACCTGGGCCTTTTCTTTGAAGTGGAGAACTCCTCCATCACCTTAAACTTTCATAGACGGATTCTCTACTGGTTCTT TTATGATGTGGGCACTATTAACGCATCTGCAGAGGGTGTTAATATCCACACAGCTCTGAACCTGATCAGAGATGAAGTGGGACGCCTCAAGATCTCAAATATAACCTGTGATGCCTACATTACCAAGATGAAGGCCAAATTCAGTGGCACTCTTGG GAGAGTATATGACTTTGTTGCGACATTCTTGACCACTGGAATGCGCTTCCTCCTAAATCAACAG atatgTCCTTCCCTGGATCATGCAGGTCTGGTTTCGATTAATGCTTTACTGGAGACTATTCCAG TGCGCTCAGAGGTGGACAGTTACATTGGTATTGATTATTCCCTGCTGAAGGATCCGGTGGTGACAGACAGCAGTCTAGACATGGATTTCAGG GGTATGTTCTATGAACTTCAGAACGAGAATGACACCTTGCCGAACAATGGCGCAACTCCAATTATGACAGAGTATGATAAGATGGTTTACCTGGCGTTGTCAGAATACTTCTTTGACAGCGGTTTGGATGCTTACTTTAAAGCCGGAATGTTTAAAACAGAGATTTCAAATGGGCGG ATGTCAAAGGATTTGGAGATGCTTCTGAGAACAACCTACTTTGGGACCCTCATGATGCTT AACCCTGCCCTAATGGAGGCCCCGCTGGCTCTGGAGCTGGAGGTCACTGCTTCCCCCCGTTGTACCATCAAATCCACTGGAGCCAGCGTGGTGGTCAATGCCATCGTCAACGTCCTGGTGCTGCCCCCGGGCCAGCCTCCTGTCCAGCTAAGCAGCATGACCATG GAGAACAAATTTAATGCCAAGGTGTCGATGAAAGGGAAGAGACTCACCGTAAATATGGACTTGAGAAG gtTTAAAATCTTCTCAAACAAATCTGCTCTGGAATCACTGGCG CTGATCCCCCTGCAAGGGCCACTGAAAACCATGCTTCAGATCTCTGTGGTGCCTCTTATTAACA ATTATACCAAGAGAGGTGTGCAGATCCCATTGGCAGATGGAATGGACTTCATTGAAGAAGTGGTGAACTATTACAAT GGTTACATTGTAATAGGAGCGAACCTGCACTTTACCAAGGGTCTACGAGAAATCATTGAGAGCAAAGTGGCAGAGCGCGACAACTCAGTCTAG
- the pcif1 gene encoding mRNA (2'-O-methyladenosine-N(6)-)-methyltransferase — translation MTSENHGTVKGESAVMSPTGSSSQGPPLLPSTSKPTQELPDELIQAGWTKCWSKRENRPYYFNRFTNQSLWEVPVLGQHDVISDPLGLNAAPVGGEAPGAAGGAGDANMGNGQRKRRPSEEAAFGGPNSFKRPKVDIPVTPTTPTIPISPSTPGAKPWNSSSEDKQAQPTTPTPTPASASAPAPTPAPAPAPAPYRPSVVYWDLDIQTNAVIRERQPADHLPPHPEIEMQRAQLTTKLRQHYHELCSQREGIEPPRESFNRWLLERKVGDKGVDPLLPSECDPVISPSMFREIMNDIPIRLSRIKYKEEARKLLFKYAEAAKKMIDSRNATPDSRKVVKWNVEDTMNWLRKDMSASKEDYMDRLEHLRKQCGPHVTAVAKDSVEGICTKIYHISAEYVRRIRQIHLNLLKDCNITVDSAETPDVQDRLVYCYPIRLNIASPPQPRVELHFENDVACLRFKGEMVKVSRSYFSKLELLYRYSCIDDPRFEKFLSRVWCLIKRYQVMFGSGVNEGTGLQGALPVPVFEALHKQFGVTFECFASPLNCYFKQFCSAFPDTDGFFGSRGPFLSFSPASGSFEANPPFCEELMDAMVTHFEDLLERSSEPLSFIIFVPEWRDPPTPALTRMEASRFRRHQLIVSAFEHEYRSGSQHICKKEEMYYKAIHGTAVLFLQNAAGFAKWEPNAERIQELLTAYKVFGRSLASPGTSSSSSSSSSSTGGGAGDKDSKAGPERSASLDTAGSQDLNSPGEKTTPDAASV, via the exons ATGACAAGTGAAAATCACGGCACAGTGAAGGGGGAGTCAGCAGTGATGTCTCCTACCGGGTCCTCATCCCAGGGGCCACCACTTCTGCCCTCAACCAGCAAACCAACCCAAGAGCTACCTG ATGAACTGATTCAGGCTGGCTGGACAAAATGTTGGAGCAAGAGAGAAAACCGGCCATATTACTTCAATCGTTTCACCAACCAGTCATTGTGGGAGGTGCCTGTTCTTGGGCAGCATGATGTTATT TCTGACCCTCTGGGTTTGAATGCGGCCCCGGTCGGTGGGGAGGCTCCGGGTGCTGCTGGAGGGGCTGGCGATGCAAACATGGGTAATGGCCAGCGCAAGAGACGCCCTTCAGAGGAGGCTGCTTTTGGGGGTCCCAACAGCTTTAAGAGGCCCAAG GTGGATATACCTGTAACTCCCACCACGCCTACAATTCCCATATCACCCAGCACCCCAGGTGCCAAACCATGGAATTCCTCTTCAGAGGACAAGCAGGCACAGCCTACTACACCTACTCCCACCCCGGCGTCTGCATCTGCGCCTGCCCCCACACCTGCTCCCGCTCCCGCTCCCGCTCCATACCGTCCTTCTGT AGTGTATTGGGACCTGGACATCCAGACCAACGCAGTAATCCGAGAACGGCAACCGGCTGACCACCTGCCACCCCATCCGGAGATTGAGATGCAGCGTGCCCAGCTCACTACAAAGCTCCGGCAGCACTATCATGAGCTCTGCTCTCAGCGGGAAG GTATTGAGCCTCCCCGTGAGTCTTTCAACCGGTGGCTTTTAGAACGGAAGGTGGGGGACAAAGGTGTCGATCCCCTGCTGCCGAGTGAGTGTGATCCTGTCATCTCGCCGTCCATGTTCCGGGAAATCATGAATGACATCCCCATTAG GCTATCGCGCATCAAATACAAAGAAGAGGCACGGAAGCTCTTGTTCAAGTATGCAGAAGCTGCGAAGAAAATGATAGACTCAAG GAATGCCACACCAGACAGCAGGAAAGTGGTGAAATGGAATGTGGAGGACACCATGAACTGGCTGAGGAAAGACATGTCAGCAAGCAAAGAAGACTACATG gACCGCCTCGAGCACTTAAGGAAACAGTGTGGGCCCCATGTGACAGCAGTTGCCAAGGACTCGGTGGAGGGGATCTGCACCAAGATCTACCACATCTCAGCCGAGTATGTGCGCCGCATCCGCCAGATTCACCTCAACCTCCTCAAAGACTGCAACATCACAG TGGACAGTGCAGAGACTCCAGACGTGCAGGACAGGCTGGTCTACTGCTACCCCATCAGATTGAACATTGCCTCGCCTCCCCAGCCCCGTGTAGAGCTGCACTTTGAGAATGATGTCGCCTGCCTTCGCTTCAAGGGTGAAATGGTGAAAGTCAGCCGCAGCTACTTCAGCAAACTG GAGCTTCTTTACCGGTATAGCTGCATCGATGACCCGAGGTTTGAGAAGTTCCTTTCGCGTGTGTGGTGCCTTATAAAGAGATACCAG GTGATGTTTGGCTCTGGTGTGAATGAGGGCACTGGTCTACAGGGGGCTCTCCCCGTTCCTGTGTTTGAGGCTCTCCACAAGCAGTTTGGAGTCACTTTCGAGTGTTTTGCATCGCCGCTCAACTGTTACTTCAAACAGTTCTGCTCTGCTTTCCCTGACACCGATGGTTTCTTTGGATCCAGGGG ACCTTTCCTAAGCTTCTCTCCAGCCAGTGGATCATTTGAGGCAAACCCCCCTTTCTGTGAGGAGTTGATGGACGCAATGGTTACTCACTTTGAG GATCTGCTGGAGCGCTCCAGTGAGCCTTTGTCTTTCATCATCTTTGTGCCGGAGTGGCGAGACCCGCCGACCCCTGCTCTAACACGCATGGAAGCCAGCCGGTTTCGCCGGCACCAGCTGATTGTTTCTGCTTTCGAGCACGAGTACCGGAGTGGCTCCCAACACATCTGCAAGAA GGAAGAGATGTACTACAAGGCCATCCACGGAACAGCGGTGCTTTTTCTCCAGAATGCGGCCGGCTTTGCCAAGTGGGAGCCCAACGCAGAGCGCATTCAGGAACTCCTGACGGCCTACAAAGTCTTCGGCCGCTCCCTGGCCTCCCCAGGAACCTCGTCGtcgtcctcctcttcttcctcctcaacCGGAGGTGGCGCTGGAGACAAAGACTCCAAGGCAGGGCCTGAGCGTTCTGCAAGCCTAGACACGGCAGGCAGCCAAGACTTAAATAGTCCAGGAGAGAAGACCACACCAGATGCAGCAAGTGTTTAA